In one window of Pseudobdellovibrionaceae bacterium DNA:
- a CDS encoding ABC transporter permease — protein sequence MRGPITKSFIRSWSQHLGMQLATLTVLAATYTVFTLALLAHQNVSGILNQWGDSVKMSVYLDDELELDQVETIKKAIENIGSFNAIDFISKEKAAESFMQQMASYAPGFLSDLEGENPLPMSFELSLGKDLVGPLGTSKLEKSAEALRKIEGVEEISYGQGWIENYSSLVNSFSTTSWVLVALLLAGSLLVVGNSIRNSINQRRQEIEILELIGATSSYIRIPYLFEGMMMGLIASVFAIVVSYMLFSWQSEMFNAQLGFLRVGTSLHFLQPSRILAILIFGSGSGLVGALLCLRKLSSGWAAAEALSDRRDR from the coding sequence ATGCGCGGGCCAATCACAAAAAGTTTTATTAGATCATGGAGCCAACATTTAGGGATGCAGCTAGCCACATTGACTGTGCTCGCAGCGACCTACACTGTTTTCACGTTGGCCTTGTTGGCCCACCAAAATGTATCAGGCATTCTCAATCAGTGGGGTGACTCGGTGAAAATGTCTGTCTATCTTGATGACGAGCTGGAGCTGGATCAGGTGGAGACCATTAAAAAAGCCATTGAAAACATTGGTAGCTTTAATGCCATTGACTTCATTTCAAAAGAAAAAGCTGCTGAAAGTTTTATGCAGCAGATGGCTTCTTATGCTCCGGGTTTTCTTTCTGATCTTGAGGGTGAGAATCCGTTGCCAATGAGTTTTGAACTCAGTCTAGGCAAAGACCTGGTGGGTCCTCTGGGTACATCAAAATTAGAAAAATCTGCTGAAGCGCTCCGAAAAATTGAGGGGGTCGAGGAAATCTCCTATGGCCAAGGATGGATAGAGAACTATTCAAGCCTGGTAAATAGCTTTAGTACGACAAGTTGGGTTTTGGTGGCGCTGTTGTTGGCGGGAAGTCTACTTGTCGTCGGTAATTCTATCCGTAACTCTATTAATCAACGTCGCCAAGAAATTGAAATTCTTGAGTTAATAGGCGCGACCTCCTCCTACATTCGTATCCCCTACTTATTTGAGGGCATGATGATGGGTTTGATTGCATCTGTATTTGCGATTGTGGTGAGCTATATGTTGTTTTCTTGGCAAAGCGAAATGTTTAATGCTCAGTTAGGATTTCTGCGGGTAGGCACTTCTCTTCACTTTTTGCAGCCGAGTCGCATACTGGCTATTTTGATTTTTGGATCAGGGTCTGGCCTCGTCGGAGCTCTGTTGTGTCTGAGAAAACTCAGCAGTGGATGGGCGGCCGCCGAGGCACTGTCAGATCGAAGGGATCGCTAG
- a CDS encoding peptidoglycan DD-metalloendopeptidase family protein, producing MSEKTQQWMGGRRGTVRSKGSLVDLRKVASIAKETFRVSLVALAISVPTHSMAMPSKADELTREFEKIKDNTLAADRATRMAMGSLYQLNKNLKKMSQQRSKLVNKMLAAEADVKGVAKQVVELEDSLKAQKRLLRTRMRALYTLSGDATLRVIFSAVSRHDFDRNLNFLKRVADRDYQIILRYRETLDSLENEKKRLRSEVIKLASIRKRFKKQEQLITVRQDEKLRIIEKLRSQKSENLVRLKTLRKQAKNVKSKVDSPFEDGERLQLDVAFFEEKGKLAPPIQGGIAQGFGLIYHNTYRYRLNYKGVFINAPEGAKIQAVFEGTVAFVGELPGYGSTVVVDHGDNYYTVYTHLKEAEVRPGQQLANFAVIGKVGLGDSRFGAGIHFEVRHFSDALDPQQWLRGPTKVTQNQYGSVQ from the coding sequence GTGTCTGAGAAAACTCAGCAGTGGATGGGCGGCCGCCGAGGCACTGTCAGATCGAAGGGATCGCTAGTGGATTTAAGAAAGGTCGCTAGTATAGCTAAAGAGACATTTAGGGTGAGCTTAGTGGCGCTGGCTATTTCTGTACCTACGCATTCCATGGCGATGCCTTCAAAGGCAGACGAACTGACCAGAGAATTTGAAAAAATTAAAGACAACACACTTGCCGCAGATCGAGCCACGCGAATGGCTATGGGGTCACTGTATCAGTTAAATAAAAATCTAAAAAAAATGTCGCAGCAACGATCAAAGCTAGTAAACAAAATGTTGGCCGCAGAGGCAGATGTTAAAGGAGTGGCGAAACAGGTTGTGGAGCTAGAAGATTCATTGAAGGCCCAAAAACGCCTTCTTAGAACTCGCATGCGAGCCCTGTACACATTAAGCGGAGATGCGACTTTAAGGGTTATTTTCTCGGCAGTGTCTCGCCATGATTTTGATAGAAATTTAAATTTTTTAAAGCGAGTGGCTGATAGAGATTATCAAATAATATTGCGATATCGCGAGACATTGGACTCTCTAGAAAACGAAAAGAAACGCTTACGATCTGAAGTTATAAAGTTGGCAAGTATTAGAAAGCGTTTCAAGAAACAAGAGCAATTGATTACGGTCAGGCAAGATGAAAAACTGCGTATCATTGAGAAGTTAAGGTCGCAAAAATCAGAAAACCTAGTGCGTTTAAAAACTCTGCGGAAACAGGCTAAAAATGTAAAATCAAAAGTCGACAGTCCCTTTGAAGATGGTGAACGACTTCAATTGGATGTGGCTTTTTTTGAAGAAAAAGGCAAACTTGCACCTCCGATTCAAGGTGGAATAGCTCAAGGTTTTGGTCTCATTTATCACAATACTTATAGATACCGGTTAAACTACAAAGGTGTGTTTATTAATGCACCTGAAGGTGCAAAAATACAGGCTGTATTTGAAGGCACGGTGGCTTTTGTGGGCGAGTTGCCGGGCTACGGATCTACGGTCGTGGTGGATCATGGCGATAACTACTACACCGTTTACACGCACCTAAAGGAAGCTGAAGTGCGGCCGGGGCAGCAGCTTGCTAATTTTGCTGTGATTGGCAAAGTAGGTTTGGGTGATTCTCGTTTTGGCGCAGGAATACATTTTGAAGTAAGACATTTCAGCGATGCACTAGACCCACAGCAATGGCTGCGGGGACCAACGAAGGTGACGCAGAATCAATATGGGAGTGTGCAATGA
- a CDS encoding S41 family peptidase has protein sequence MRDKKRWVVATIGALLLAAGILNFPKMQAWAEDRYLDLQLFTKVLNLVQQYYVEEVDTKKLIYGGIKGMLSELDPHTNFLPPTMYKEFESETAGEFGGLGIEITVKDDVLTVISPVEDAPAWKAGIKAGDRVVGIDGESTKGLSLVEAAQKMRGKKGSTVKLLILREGLKKPKEIAVTRGTVKLQSVKYVDMDEGYAYVRLTGFMDKTSKDLVSKLKDHEKKHKNIKGLIIDLRKNPGGLLDQAIKISDLFLDSGVIVTTMGRNQKRKEAEYAKKSGTLGAFPMVVLVDEYSASASEILAGALQDNNRALIMGQRSFGKGSVQSVVRLGDGSALKLTVARYYTPNGRSIQAEGIVPDIIVDNFSAEELEKARIKRMVRREADIKGHLLSEKEINNNKNGDSESPLDFWWASETESKDKKLSIRDELIKNDFQVLQAFNYLKAWKTLKQFKEL, from the coding sequence ATGCGAGACAAAAAACGATGGGTAGTAGCTACGATCGGTGCACTTCTGTTAGCTGCAGGAATTTTGAATTTTCCAAAAATGCAGGCATGGGCTGAGGATCGATATCTTGATTTACAGCTGTTCACAAAAGTGCTGAATCTCGTGCAGCAGTATTACGTGGAAGAGGTTGATACGAAGAAACTGATTTACGGTGGCATCAAGGGAATGCTCTCGGAATTAGATCCCCACACTAATTTTCTACCACCAACAATGTATAAGGAATTTGAATCTGAAACAGCCGGAGAATTTGGTGGGCTTGGCATTGAGATCACCGTGAAAGACGATGTTCTTACTGTGATATCGCCCGTTGAAGATGCGCCAGCTTGGAAAGCTGGTATAAAGGCAGGCGACAGAGTTGTCGGTATTGATGGTGAGTCGACGAAAGGTTTGAGCCTTGTCGAGGCCGCGCAAAAGATGCGTGGAAAAAAAGGATCTACGGTGAAATTGTTGATTCTTCGGGAGGGCTTGAAAAAACCAAAAGAGATTGCCGTCACTCGTGGAACAGTGAAATTGCAATCTGTAAAATATGTGGATATGGACGAAGGCTACGCTTACGTACGCTTAACCGGTTTTATGGATAAAACATCAAAAGATTTGGTGAGTAAACTAAAAGATCATGAAAAAAAGCACAAGAACATCAAAGGGCTGATTATAGATTTGCGAAAAAATCCTGGTGGTTTGTTGGACCAAGCCATAAAGATTTCAGATCTGTTTTTAGACAGCGGAGTGATTGTGACTACTATGGGGCGAAATCAAAAACGAAAAGAGGCCGAATACGCAAAGAAATCGGGCACTCTCGGGGCGTTTCCTATGGTGGTGCTTGTGGATGAATATTCTGCAAGTGCTAGCGAAATCTTGGCCGGGGCCCTTCAAGATAACAATCGGGCTTTAATCATGGGTCAGCGCAGTTTTGGTAAGGGTTCAGTTCAATCCGTTGTGCGGTTGGGTGACGGTTCGGCCCTTAAATTGACAGTAGCTCGTTACTACACGCCAAACGGACGATCCATTCAAGCCGAGGGGATCGTGCCCGACATCATCGTGGATAATTTCTCCGCTGAAGAGTTAGAAAAAGCGCGTATCAAAAGAATGGTTCGACGGGAGGCCGATATCAAAGGGCACCTGCTGTCAGAAAAAGAAATAAATAACAATAAAAACGGGGATTCTGAGTCCCCTCTTGATTTTTGGTGGGCCAGCGAGACGGAATCAAAGGATAAAAAATTATCTATTCGTGACGAATTGATTAAAAACGACTTTCAAGTGCTCCAGGCATTTAATTATTTAAAAGCCTGGAAAACGCTTAAGCAGTTTAAAGAATTATAA
- the tig gene encoding trigger factor, with translation MKSSLDVLEGLNRKLNIEIPENMVSDAFNRMYKGIQKEANIKGFRKGKAPISAIKKLYKDRVKSDVLQNLVSDSYESALNEHSLDPISQPQLAFETFEEDQPFSFSAQFEVRPDVTLKQFEKLKVEQEELNVSGEQVEQILEDIRKSRAEQVPVFEDRAAKEGDVAEIDFEGFVDGAPLPNGSGQGHKLELGSQSFIEGFEEGIVGMKVGANKDLNLSFPAEYHAKEIAGRPVTFKVTLKKLYRKDLPELNDEFAQSMGEYKTLAELKETIKEDITGREEERIKEELHQRVLKALVAANPVDVPQSLLGRQKQAMIEDFARRMKQQGMTEKEFIEYQNKWDSDFTQTAAVMIQSTFLVDALAEKLDIKATQKDLDAKFENQSQSTGIPVERLKEFYQTSERRSDLMYKITEEKVVDYLLSQADIKMVPREKLQEG, from the coding sequence ATGAAGTCATCTTTGGACGTATTAGAAGGTTTAAATCGAAAGTTAAACATCGAAATTCCTGAAAACATGGTGTCTGACGCTTTTAACAGAATGTACAAGGGAATTCAAAAAGAAGCCAATATCAAAGGCTTTCGCAAGGGCAAGGCCCCCATTTCGGCGATAAAAAAATTGTACAAGGACCGGGTCAAATCAGACGTGCTTCAAAACCTTGTCTCAGACAGTTATGAATCGGCACTCAATGAGCATTCGCTAGACCCTATCAGCCAGCCACAGTTGGCCTTTGAAACTTTTGAAGAGGATCAGCCGTTTTCATTTTCTGCTCAATTCGAAGTTCGACCTGATGTCACTTTAAAACAATTTGAGAAACTTAAAGTCGAGCAAGAAGAGCTTAACGTTTCTGGCGAACAAGTCGAACAGATTTTAGAGGACATTCGCAAGAGTCGTGCGGAACAGGTGCCGGTCTTTGAAGATCGAGCCGCTAAAGAAGGCGATGTCGCCGAAATTGATTTTGAAGGTTTTGTGGACGGCGCTCCCTTACCTAATGGCAGCGGACAGGGGCATAAACTTGAACTAGGCTCGCAGTCATTTATCGAGGGCTTTGAAGAGGGTATCGTTGGCATGAAGGTGGGAGCGAATAAAGATTTGAATCTTTCATTTCCTGCCGAGTATCATGCTAAAGAAATTGCCGGTCGGCCTGTGACCTTTAAAGTAACTCTCAAGAAGCTTTACCGAAAAGACCTGCCTGAACTCAATGATGAATTTGCTCAATCAATGGGCGAATACAAAACTCTAGCTGAACTTAAAGAAACCATTAAAGAGGACATCACTGGTCGTGAAGAAGAGCGAATCAAAGAAGAACTCCACCAGAGAGTGCTTAAGGCTCTGGTTGCAGCTAATCCCGTAGATGTTCCTCAATCACTTCTTGGCCGACAAAAACAAGCCATGATCGAAGATTTTGCTCGACGCATGAAGCAACAGGGCATGACCGAAAAAGAGTTCATAGAGTACCAAAACAAATGGGATAGTGACTTCACGCAAACCGCAGCAGTTATGATTCAATCCACTTTCCTTGTGGACGCCTTGGCCGAAAAACTCGATATAAAAGCCACTCAAAAAGATCTCGATGCCAAATTTGAAAATCAATCACAGTCTACTGGTATCCCGGTAGAGCGGCTCAAAGAGTTTTACCAAACTTCTGAACGCCGTTCTGACCTCATGTACAAGATCACTGAAGAAAAAGTGGTGGACTATTTACTATCGCAAGCGGATATTAAAATGGTGCCAAGGGAAAAGCTACAGGAAGGCTAG
- a CDS encoding arsenical pump-driving ATPase, translating into MAVGGDNQRLVLVTGKGGVGKSLVAAARAHHEFRQGQRVLLVELGETSSYQFMLNMAVDFTPRPSKWGFDVALWSGETCLREYIRHFVKLDRVVDLFFDNKVMRTFIKAAPALKELAILGKLTSGIRHWGPPLHYDVIILDGYSTGHFLALLQAPRGMADLVQFGPMGEQSQLIHDTITNPDFTEIDIVTLPEEMPTTETMELFSTLMSDFSVTPNIIGNRWLEPHLTDEELTHLEVHLSHQDGPEWQQPLDFVNYLQIKMKRQKESEQALSALAGHLKYLPLVFSSDSNFIIESLSSQWGGQHG; encoded by the coding sequence ATGGCTGTAGGGGGGGATAATCAGCGGTTGGTTCTTGTAACGGGTAAAGGGGGCGTGGGCAAGTCGTTGGTGGCGGCTGCCCGGGCGCACCACGAATTCCGACAGGGCCAGCGGGTGTTGTTGGTGGAGCTGGGGGAGACCAGCTCGTACCAGTTTATGCTCAATATGGCGGTTGATTTCACTCCTCGACCCAGCAAATGGGGTTTTGATGTGGCGCTTTGGAGCGGCGAGACCTGTTTAAGGGAATATATTCGACATTTTGTGAAGTTGGACCGAGTGGTGGACCTATTTTTTGATAATAAAGTGATGCGGACCTTTATAAAGGCGGCTCCAGCGCTTAAGGAGTTGGCCATTTTGGGTAAATTGACAAGTGGGATCAGGCACTGGGGGCCACCGCTTCACTATGATGTGATCATATTGGATGGTTATTCCACCGGTCATTTTTTAGCACTGCTTCAGGCGCCGCGGGGGATGGCTGATTTAGTGCAATTCGGCCCCATGGGGGAGCAAAGTCAACTTATTCATGACACAATTACAAACCCAGATTTCACTGAAATTGATATTGTGACCCTACCTGAAGAAATGCCAACCACTGAGACCATGGAACTGTTTTCGACCTTGATGAGCGATTTCAGCGTAACACCTAATATTATTGGCAATCGTTGGTTAGAACCGCACCTCACAGATGAAGAATTAACGCATTTAGAAGTGCATTTGAGTCACCAAGATGGTCCCGAATGGCAGCAGCCGCTCGATTTTGTTAATTATCTTCAAATTAAAATGAAGCGGCAAAAAGAAAGTGAGCAGGCACTCTCAGCCCTAGCTGGTCATTTAAAGTATTTGCCATTGGTATTTTCATCGGATTCGAATTTTATCATTGAAAGCCTGAGCTCCCAGTGGGGAGGCCAACATGGATGA
- a CDS encoding ArsA family ATPase, translating into MDDLIKRNKIIVCAGSGGVGKTTVSAALGVRAAELGLRVLVLTIDPAKRLATSLGLVPGQADEVKVQNFDCDGALFAAAIDPEKIFGEFIKASAKNPEAAERLLRNRLYKQLATTFSGSQEFTSLERLAVAAESASYDLVILDTPPAQHALEFLEAPAKIYALFQDSITKWFVGGGQSSGLFQKFVGSSTRTVFRALEKVTGSQFIGELTDFFASIRSVQERVSERSQQVDKLLKSEQTGFVLITGFDEAKLKETEGFNRELKKSGYNLQAVVVNRAFPVWMSSERIQWRQSHEADLMARLEQFYQKFLSYHQNRQAVYDSFQKNLSDQLPLIRIPDMNKDIYGIDGLKLLAEEINKRFNDVAT; encoded by the coding sequence ATGGATGACCTTATAAAGAGAAATAAGATTATCGTTTGTGCGGGAAGTGGTGGAGTTGGCAAAACCACCGTCTCCGCGGCGTTAGGGGTGCGTGCGGCTGAGTTGGGTTTGCGTGTCCTCGTATTGACCATTGACCCTGCTAAAAGATTGGCCACCTCTTTGGGGTTGGTGCCGGGTCAGGCGGACGAAGTCAAAGTACAAAACTTCGATTGTGATGGAGCGCTTTTTGCGGCGGCCATTGATCCTGAGAAAATTTTCGGAGAGTTCATAAAAGCCAGCGCTAAGAATCCTGAGGCGGCAGAGCGTTTACTGAGAAATCGTCTTTACAAACAGTTGGCCACCACTTTTAGCGGATCCCAAGAATTTACTTCACTGGAGCGCTTGGCCGTTGCCGCAGAAAGTGCATCCTATGACTTAGTGATTTTGGACACTCCGCCAGCCCAACATGCCCTTGAGTTTTTGGAGGCACCGGCGAAAATTTACGCTTTATTTCAAGACTCTATTACCAAATGGTTTGTAGGTGGTGGACAGTCATCGGGCCTCTTTCAAAAATTTGTAGGGTCGAGCACGCGCACGGTTTTCAGGGCGCTAGAGAAAGTCACTGGATCGCAATTTATCGGTGAGCTCACTGACTTCTTTGCCAGCATCAGATCGGTTCAGGAGAGAGTCAGCGAACGAAGCCAGCAGGTGGATAAGTTGTTAAAAAGTGAGCAAACGGGCTTTGTGCTTATAACTGGATTTGATGAGGCCAAACTTAAGGAAACAGAAGGGTTTAACCGCGAACTGAAAAAGTCGGGCTATAACCTCCAAGCGGTCGTAGTCAATAGAGCCTTCCCCGTATGGATGTCGTCAGAACGTATTCAGTGGCGGCAAAGCCATGAGGCCGATCTCATGGCTCGCCTGGAGCAGTTCTATCAGAAGTTCTTGTCCTATCATCAAAATCGTCAGGCCGTTTACGACAGTTTTCAGAAAAACCTGTCAGACCAGTTGCCCTTAATTAGAATCCCTGACATGAATAAAGATATATATGGTATCGACGGGCTTAAGTTGCTCGCCGAAGAAATTAACAAGCGGTTTAATGATGTTGCAACTTAG
- a CDS encoding EI24 domain-containing protein, with protein MKTTLEQLTMGVGFLNSGLTTLMRAKGLKRYAIIPFLIDVAILFFGMAWGASQVLSLATLAAGYIVSVDSGFLYYLVYYPLILLFGLVFVILLVFAVYLLAGVIAGPFNSLLAERALMHFGVIEDRPFQVMAWLKLSVRMLIVSLLKAVLFLIVGIVLFILAFVPGFNLASSLGAMMILAFDSMDYSFEIDGLGLRQRLDFFRKNLASFGGMGLIFALTVLVPGLTLLMMPVAVVGSASAYAELKLKS; from the coding sequence ATGAAAACAACGCTAGAACAGTTAACAATGGGTGTGGGTTTTCTAAATAGCGGGCTTACGACGTTGATGAGGGCAAAAGGGTTAAAGCGCTACGCCATAATTCCTTTTCTTATCGATGTGGCTATTTTGTTTTTTGGAATGGCGTGGGGGGCAAGCCAGGTGTTGAGCTTGGCAACCCTGGCTGCAGGCTATATAGTTTCGGTGGATTCGGGGTTTTTATATTATCTCGTCTATTATCCGCTTATTCTGTTGTTTGGGCTTGTCTTTGTAATTTTACTGGTGTTTGCGGTGTACCTCCTTGCCGGTGTCATTGCGGGTCCTTTTAACTCACTTCTTGCAGAGCGAGCGCTGATGCACTTTGGAGTCATCGAAGACAGGCCTTTTCAAGTTATGGCATGGTTAAAACTCAGCGTTCGCATGTTGATTGTCAGTTTGCTGAAGGCAGTACTGTTTTTAATAGTCGGTATAGTGCTCTTTATTTTGGCCTTTGTGCCGGGATTCAACTTGGCCTCGTCGTTGGGCGCCATGATGATTTTAGCTTTCGACTCTATGGACTATTCATTTGAAATAGATGGATTAGGTTTGAGGCAGCGTTTGGATTTTTTCAGGAAAAACCTGGCAAGCTTTGGTGGAATGGGTTTAATTTTTGCTCTTACAGTTTTAGTGCCCGGGTTAACACTTTTGATGATGCCGGTGGCTGTTGTGGGTTCAGCGTCTGCCTACGCTGAGTTAAAGTTAAAGTCCTAA
- the gshA gene encoding glutamate--cysteine ligase — MVDQTIHKSIVAHRQQVSDWFREKKKGLAIPFYASFDIRDSGYKVAPVDANIFPAGFNNICQIDKDSSVEHAKQYFHDHYPSCGKRLLLLAEEHTKNPFYWENIRALRNLLTEAGFTVFMSWPKDFENAVEVESISGHNLTISPHEIRDGILFVEGEPIDLVINNNDFSVPYAEWVERVKTPINPPTALGWHRRRKDEFFDQYNLLAKEFAEIIDVDPWLLSVETQVFSDFDINSESSRETLANRVDQMIVDLEVVYKKHDISQKPYVFVKNSAGTYGLAVIHTLSGDDVRNWTYKARKKMKAAKGGGGVDQLIIQEGIPTAVRADDQSAEPAIYTLGCRLAGGFLRSHSEKGPGESLNSPGAVYKRLCVSDLNINIEGHPMENVYGWVAKLGVLAIGYEAKKAGVFFRDYTMEL; from the coding sequence GTGGTGGATCAAACCATTCATAAAAGTATTGTGGCTCATCGCCAGCAGGTTTCCGATTGGTTTCGGGAAAAGAAAAAAGGATTAGCCATACCCTTTTATGCCAGTTTTGATATTCGAGATTCAGGTTACAAAGTGGCTCCTGTGGATGCGAATATTTTTCCGGCAGGTTTTAATAATATTTGTCAGATCGATAAAGACTCCTCAGTAGAGCACGCCAAACAGTATTTTCATGATCATTATCCGTCCTGCGGAAAACGCTTATTGCTGTTGGCTGAGGAGCACACTAAAAACCCCTTTTATTGGGAAAACATCAGAGCCCTTAGAAACCTACTCACAGAGGCCGGCTTTACGGTGTTCATGTCGTGGCCGAAAGATTTTGAAAATGCCGTGGAGGTCGAATCTATTTCAGGTCACAACCTCACCATATCGCCACACGAAATTAGAGATGGAATCCTATTTGTCGAAGGTGAGCCCATTGATCTCGTAATCAACAACAATGATTTTTCAGTGCCCTACGCAGAATGGGTGGAACGAGTTAAAACGCCAATCAATCCCCCTACGGCATTGGGTTGGCACCGGCGTCGAAAGGATGAGTTCTTTGATCAATACAATTTATTGGCGAAAGAGTTTGCGGAAATTATTGATGTCGATCCATGGCTTTTGTCAGTAGAAACCCAAGTTTTTTCTGATTTTGACATTAACAGTGAAAGCAGTCGAGAAACATTGGCAAATCGTGTGGATCAAATGATTGTGGACCTCGAAGTGGTTTACAAAAAGCACGACATTAGTCAAAAGCCTTACGTATTTGTAAAAAACTCTGCCGGGACCTATGGGTTAGCGGTGATTCATACGCTATCCGGGGATGATGTGAGAAACTGGACCTACAAAGCCAGAAAGAAAATGAAAGCCGCTAAGGGTGGTGGCGGTGTTGACCAACTGATTATTCAAGAGGGTATTCCCACAGCCGTAAGAGCCGATGACCAATCAGCAGAACCCGCGATTTATACATTGGGTTGTCGATTGGCGGGAGGGTTCTTGCGATCTCACAGTGAAAAGGGCCCTGGCGAGAGTCTAAATAGCCCTGGTGCGGTTTACAAGCGCCTTTGCGTGTCTGATCTAAACATAAATATAGAAGGTCATCCTATGGAAAATGTCTACGGCTGGGTGGCCAAGCTAGGTGTGTTGGCCATAGGTTACGAAGCAAAAAAGGCCGGAGTCTTCTTTCGCGACTACACCATGGAGCTCTAA
- a CDS encoding leucyl aminopeptidase: MQVELIKTSPSTKAAQTLVLFAIQTPAKSAKSGAKPSVAAFGADKATNDWLQDAVNEGAFRGDFKECLFFRHANLSGYKNVLFCGLGTSKNLNHEILRQGTAQAWHTLNSEKTKSAHMFLENITKGFRDGPSALQAATEGLLLCDYDYDDYKAAETKKDRCHSLQKVQILAGAKQFTASYKGAFNTANVLVECVNLTRRLGDSPGNIITPEALANEAEKAAKGTKLKVTSWNKARIKKEKMGGLYGVSAGSDKEPRFIILEYKGAAASKKPIAFVGKGLTFDSGGISIKPSSSMDEMRYDMCGGGAVIGAMLAIAKLGLKVNAVGYVPASENMPGPNANKPGDILVARNGKSVEVLNTDAEGRLILMDALSYATEQKPQMIVDAATLTGAIVVALGNLHTAYFTRDKKLAAKIEKAAEASGELMWPMPIADQHLSDMKGVHADLSNISSFKGAGSSTAAAFLEQFVDKDIPWAHFDIAGTAWNVSNRLNYCQKKAASGVLVRTFVELAKQFT; this comes from the coding sequence ATGCAAGTAGAGTTAATTAAGACCAGCCCCTCGACCAAAGCCGCCCAAACTTTAGTTTTGTTTGCAATTCAAACTCCGGCCAAATCAGCAAAAAGTGGAGCAAAACCCTCCGTCGCTGCCTTTGGTGCAGACAAAGCAACCAACGACTGGCTACAGGACGCGGTTAACGAGGGTGCCTTTCGGGGTGATTTTAAAGAGTGTCTGTTTTTTCGACATGCTAATCTCAGTGGTTACAAAAATGTTTTATTTTGTGGTCTAGGAACCTCGAAAAACCTCAACCACGAGATCCTTCGTCAAGGCACGGCCCAAGCCTGGCACACTCTCAACTCTGAAAAAACGAAATCGGCTCACATGTTTTTAGAAAACATCACAAAAGGTTTTCGTGATGGCCCCTCAGCCCTACAAGCCGCCACGGAAGGGCTACTTCTCTGCGATTACGACTATGATGATTATAAAGCCGCTGAAACTAAAAAAGATCGCTGCCACAGCTTACAGAAAGTTCAAATCTTGGCCGGCGCAAAACAATTTACGGCCTCGTACAAAGGCGCCTTTAACACGGCCAATGTGCTTGTGGAGTGTGTGAACCTCACTCGACGGCTAGGAGACTCTCCCGGAAATATCATCACCCCAGAGGCCTTAGCGAACGAAGCCGAAAAGGCCGCCAAAGGCACAAAGCTCAAGGTCACATCCTGGAATAAAGCTCGCATTAAAAAAGAAAAAATGGGTGGCCTTTACGGCGTGTCCGCCGGCAGCGACAAGGAGCCTAGGTTTATTATTCTCGAATACAAAGGGGCGGCAGCTAGCAAAAAACCCATCGCCTTTGTTGGTAAAGGACTCACCTTTGACTCTGGCGGAATTAGCATAAAGCCCTCAAGCTCCATGGACGAAATGCGCTATGACATGTGTGGCGGTGGGGCCGTGATCGGCGCCATGCTGGCCATTGCCAAGCTTGGGTTAAAAGTGAATGCTGTGGGCTACGTTCCAGCATCAGAAAACATGCCTGGTCCAAATGCCAATAAACCTGGCGACATCTTGGTCGCTAGAAATGGAAAGTCCGTTGAAGTTTTAAATACCGACGCCGAAGGTCGTTTAATTTTAATGGATGCACTTTCTTACGCCACCGAACAAAAACCCCAAATGATTGTAGACGCCGCAACATTGACTGGCGCCATTGTGGTCGCACTTGGTAATCTTCACACCGCTTATTTCACCCGCGATAAAAAATTGGCTGCCAAAATTGAAAAAGCAGCTGAAGCTTCAGGAGAATTGATGTGGCCGATGCCCATTGCTGATCAACACCTCAGCGATATGAAGGGCGTGCATGCGGATTTATCTAACATATCCTCATTTAAAGGGGCTGGAAGCAGTACGGCAGCCGCCTTTTTAGAACAGTTTGTCGATAAGGATATCCCCTGGGCCCATTTTGATATTGCAGGCACAGCGTGGAATGTGAGCAATCGTCTTAATTACTGTCAGAAAAAAGCGGCCTCTGGAGTTTTGGTTCGGACTTTTGTAGAGCTTGCTAAGCAGTTCACCTAA